The Qingrenia yutianensis genome includes a region encoding these proteins:
- a CDS encoding DUF3991 and TOPRIM domain-containing protein: protein MPYIAPEVITEAKRMDLLTYLREYEPGELVKFSSNTYTTRTHDSLKISNGKWMWWSRGIGGKSALDYLIKVRGMDFVQAVQTIMGNGSVSFPTCKNIKSYEEQPLLLPQKSPTTEVVFDYLFGRGIDYEIINHCLEQELIIESLPYHNAVFIGYDENKEPKYAAYRATNQSRIMGDCTGSKKQYSFRLTAENTGEVHLFECAIDLLSYATLMKLEGKDWRQFNLVSLAGVYSPKQKIEDSKVPVTLGRLLEKDKTIRRIVLHLDNDIAGRKATKALQTILSDKYEVVDDPPQYGKDVNDFLCKRLGIKDKTERSFAR from the coding sequence ATGCCGTATATAGCACCGGAAGTCATAACAGAAGCCAAGCGAATGGACTTATTAACCTATCTCAGAGAGTATGAACCGGGCGAGCTTGTCAAGTTTTCAAGCAACACCTACACCACAAGAACCCACGACAGCTTGAAGATTTCCAACGGAAAATGGATGTGGTGGTCGAGAGGTATCGGGGGCAAATCCGCCCTCGATTATCTTATCAAAGTCCGTGGAATGGATTTTGTGCAGGCGGTTCAGACCATTATGGGAAACGGTTCAGTCAGCTTTCCGACTTGCAAAAATATCAAAAGCTATGAGGAACAGCCTTTGCTTCTGCCCCAAAAAAGCCCCACTACCGAGGTGGTATTTGATTACCTTTTCGGGCGTGGGATTGATTATGAAATCATCAACCACTGTTTGGAACAGGAGCTAATCATTGAGTCGCTCCCATATCACAATGCTGTTTTTATCGGCTATGACGAGAACAAAGAACCTAAATACGCCGCTTACAGAGCAACAAACCAATCAAGGATTATGGGCGACTGCACCGGCAGTAAAAAGCAATATTCTTTCCGCCTGACTGCCGAAAACACCGGAGAGGTTCATCTTTTTGAGTGTGCCATTGACCTGCTTTCCTATGCAACTTTGATGAAGCTGGAGGGCAAAGACTGGCGACAGTTTAACCTTGTTTCTCTTGCGGGAGTGTATTCCCCAAAGCAGAAAATTGAGGACTCGAAAGTGCCTGTTACACTCGGCAGGCTGCTTGAAAAGGACAAAACAATCAGGCGAATTGTTCTTCATTTGGACAATGATATTGCCGGAAGAAAAGCTACCAAAGCGTTGCAGACTATTCTCTCAGATAAGTATGAAGTCGTTGACGACCCTCCCCAATACGGGAAAGATGTCAACGATTTTCTTTGTAAACGCTTAGGGATAAAGGATAAAACCGAAAGGAGTTTTGCACGATGA
- a CDS encoding DUF3846 domain-containing protein, whose translation MKLKEIREMYPEGTQIVLTEMAGESQMPYGLKGTVKFVDDAGQIHMSWENGSSLALNIHEDTFEKVEAPEKISVILVEPGRYPKLIEIEDTLEAMQSLVEGDIEEYMPFEDEVAIICNEEGKMNGMPLNRAVYSEPENVEMSYPQLKAHFRQAEKERNHTTGYIVFTDDSFDKPYTEEQRTYVVSSNNKAFIEGMGGYSIYASSLDGSDKCVRLEAYMADEHGGKDGWKIEKCYVKDDSNREMLDIIAGKFFIAYAPIESEKFLSMPKELARKYEEKFKYPERFYKSLDGIEAKPYKPVSKDMER comes from the coding sequence ATGAAACTAAAAGAAATCAGAGAAATGTACCCGGAGGGTACGCAGATTGTACTCACTGAAATGGCTGGCGAAAGTCAAATGCCCTATGGGCTAAAAGGAACAGTTAAGTTCGTTGACGACGCCGGACAGATTCATATGAGTTGGGAAAACGGCAGCTCTCTTGCTTTGAATATTCACGAGGATACCTTTGAAAAGGTCGAAGCACCGGAGAAGATTTCCGTCATTCTTGTTGAGCCGGGCAGGTATCCGAAACTTATTGAAATCGAGGATACCCTTGAAGCAATGCAGTCTCTTGTGGAGGGAGATATTGAAGAATATATGCCCTTTGAGGACGAGGTTGCCATCATCTGCAACGAGGAAGGAAAGATGAACGGTATGCCTCTGAACAGGGCTGTTTATTCCGAGCCTGAAAATGTTGAGATGAGTTATCCGCAGTTGAAAGCTCATTTCCGGCAGGCAGAAAAAGAAAGAAACCACACGACCGGATATATTGTTTTTACGGATGACAGCTTTGACAAGCCTTACACAGAAGAACAAAGAACCTATGTTGTCAGCAGTAACAATAAGGCTTTCATTGAGGGTATGGGCGGATATTCTATCTATGCTTCTTCCCTTGACGGCTCGGATAAATGTGTGCGACTGGAAGCGTATATGGCTGATGAACACGGCGGCAAGGACGGTTGGAAGATTGAAAAATGTTATGTGAAAGACGACAGCAACCGTGAAATGCTCGACATTATTGCCGGCAAGTTTTTCATTGCATACGCACCGATTGAGTCGGAAAAGTTTCTCAGTATGCCGAAAGAACTGGCTCGTAAGTACGAGGAAAAGTTCAAATACCCGGAGAGATTTTACAAGTCTTTGGACGGTATTGAAGCAAAGCCGTATAAGCCGGTCTCCAAGGATATGGAGAGATAA
- a CDS encoding DUF3789 domain-containing protein has product MREIVLVAAGLIIGGFFGVTTMCLFQINRDRHYINRKDSDKNEQEKH; this is encoded by the coding sequence ATGCGGGAGATAGTATTGGTTGCCGCCGGGTTAATCATCGGCGGCTTTTTCGGAGTAACAACAATGTGCCTGTTTCAGATAAACCGGGACAGGCACTATATTAACAGAAAGGACAGCGATAAAAATGAGCAAGAGAAACATTGA
- a CDS encoding plasmid mobilization protein: MSKRNIEKHILMNKAEAQDLQKKAKRACLSEGGLIRLLLKGYEPREKPDERFYDVMRELSAIGNNINQLAVKANSLGFVDAPQLKKEAERWHKFQADVERTFLRPDKSDMKWQ, translated from the coding sequence ATGAGCAAGAGAAACATTGAAAAGCACATTCTGATGAACAAGGCAGAAGCTCAGGATTTGCAGAAAAAAGCAAAGCGGGCGTGTCTTTCCGAAGGCGGTCTTATCCGTTTGCTTCTCAAAGGATACGAGCCGAGAGAAAAGCCCGACGAAAGATTTTACGATGTTATGCGTGAGTTATCTGCTATCGGGAACAACATCAATCAGCTTGCGGTAAAAGCAAATTCCCTCGGATTTGTTGACGCACCGCAGCTCAAAAAGGAAGCCGAGCGTTGGCACAAGTTTCAGGCTGATGTGGAGCGTACTTTTTTAAGACCCGATAAGAGCGATATGAAATGGCAGTAA
- a CDS encoding relaxase/mobilization nuclease domain-containing protein yields MAVSKLWSVTSRLGQVIDYAANPEKTATDIYTEEQYQALRDVLSYAKDEEKTEREFFVEGINCNPATARDQFVSVKKAYGKDDGIQAYHGYLSFKEQDISPELAQKIGMEFANEVWGKRFQVVVTTHLNTKHLHCHYVINSVSFVDGKRLWGDEKAWFKFRLVADRLCEKYGLYYNPNPNRSKQSSYYYKQEQAGMPSRYSITRDAIDEAIAHSTNLKTFDYILTQMGYEHCLSDSRKYWTIVPKGYKKPIRLKSLGENYTEDAIKRRLTENQKVLIVPFVKETVRVTQYRLPTREHKIKKVGGLYGLYLHYCYKLGYLPKYKKQNTARLHYLLKEDLLKLDKITQETRLLGRENISTDEQLFSYKESVLSQIKSLTDDRTHLRKQLRRNLSDDELSNVKEQITAITSKLWTLRKEVGLCDDIAERSKVIEANLETVRAYEEKQERKEQNRNDKRR; encoded by the coding sequence ATGGCAGTAAGTAAATTGTGGTCGGTCACATCAAGGCTCGGTCAGGTAATCGACTATGCCGCCAATCCCGAAAAGACTGCGACAGACATTTACACCGAGGAACAGTATCAGGCTCTCCGTGATGTTCTCAGCTATGCAAAGGACGAAGAAAAAACTGAGCGTGAGTTTTTCGTTGAGGGTATCAACTGCAATCCGGCGACCGCAAGAGACCAGTTTGTGTCTGTGAAAAAAGCATACGGCAAAGACGATGGCATTCAAGCCTATCACGGATACCTGAGCTTTAAGGAACAGGATATTTCCCCGGAGCTTGCACAGAAAATCGGAATGGAATTTGCAAACGAAGTGTGGGGCAAAAGATTTCAGGTGGTGGTTACTACTCATCTGAACACAAAGCACCTGCACTGCCACTATGTAATCAATTCCGTTTCCTTTGTGGACGGTAAGCGATTATGGGGAGACGAAAAAGCGTGGTTCAAGTTCCGCTTGGTTGCCGACCGTCTCTGTGAAAAGTACGGACTGTATTACAATCCGAACCCGAACCGCAGTAAGCAATCCTCATATTACTACAAGCAGGAACAAGCCGGTATGCCGAGCCGATACTCCATTACCCGTGACGCCATTGATGAAGCGATTGCACACAGCACTAACTTAAAGACCTTTGATTATATCCTGACGCAGATGGGCTATGAGCATTGTCTCAGCGACAGCCGAAAGTATTGGACGATTGTTCCGAAAGGATACAAGAAGCCGATACGACTTAAATCCCTCGGAGAGAATTATACCGAGGACGCAATCAAGCGTAGGCTGACGGAAAATCAAAAGGTTCTCATCGTTCCTTTTGTAAAGGAAACGGTAAGAGTCACACAGTACCGATTGCCCACAAGAGAACACAAAATCAAAAAGGTCGGCGGACTGTATGGGCTGTATCTGCATTACTGCTATAAACTCGGTTATCTGCCGAAATATAAAAAACAGAATACCGCAAGGCTTCACTATCTTTTGAAAGAAGATTTACTGAAGCTGGACAAAATCACTCAGGAGACAAGGCTGCTTGGACGGGAGAACATTTCTACCGACGAGCAGCTTTTCTCATATAAAGAGTCCGTATTGTCGCAAATCAAATCCCTGACTGACGATAGAACGCACCTGCGAAAACAGTTAAGAAGAAATTTGAGTGACGATGAGCTATCAAATGTCAAAGAGCAGATTACGGCAATCACGAGCAAGCTGTGGACTCTCCGAAAAGAGGTCGGTCTTTGTGATGACATAGCCGAAAGGTCAAAGGTCATTGAAGCCAACCTTGAAACGGTAAGAGCTTACGAAGAAAAACAAGAACGAAAGGAGCAGAACCGTAATGACAAACGGAGGTGA
- a CDS encoding PcfB family protein: MTNGGDAAEQVVRLSLEGFEVAAKLSGAAAKNIAVLLVSVLKQEQKTKGKARLTNMIKSGKELKVFSIPNKDLKKFTEQAKRYGVLYCVLRDKNTKGDNVPIDIIARAEDASKIQRIVERFELGKVDKAAIVTESQKAVEKRDALEKDKPTKSKNEIITEEAVRKPIQKEGYSQSNPTVAKTDKNPPSRQNSEPVDMQTDKGTVSDRQRKPSVKAKLDRYKAQSKQQKEAERKEPEVSKPEVKNAPAQTVHKLWTLRKEVGLCDDIAERSKVIEANLETVRAYEEKQERKEQNRNDKRR, encoded by the coding sequence ATGACAAACGGAGGTGATGCGGCAGAACAGGTCGTCAGGCTATCGCTTGAGGGCTTTGAAGTAGCCGCAAAATTAAGCGGAGCGGCAGCAAAGAATATTGCCGTTCTTTTAGTCTCTGTTCTCAAACAGGAACAAAAAACAAAAGGCAAGGCTCGACTTACCAATATGATTAAATCGGGCAAGGAGCTGAAAGTGTTTTCTATCCCCAACAAGGACTTGAAGAAGTTTACCGAGCAGGCAAAACGCTACGGCGTTCTCTACTGCGTACTCAGGGATAAAAACACAAAGGGCGATAATGTACCGATTGATATTATCGCCCGTGCTGAGGACGCTTCCAAAATTCAGAGAATCGTTGAGAGATTTGAACTCGGCAAGGTTGATAAGGCTGCTATTGTTACCGAGTCTCAGAAGGCTGTCGAAAAGCGTGATGCTTTGGAAAAAGACAAGCCGACAAAATCCAAGAACGAAATCATCACAGAGGAAGCAGTCAGAAAGCCTATTCAGAAAGAGGGGTACTCCCAGTCAAACCCCACAGTCGCCAAAACGGACAAAAACCCTCCGTCAAGGCAAAACTCAGAGCCGGTAGATATGCAAACTGATAAGGGTACTGTCAGCGACAGACAGAGAAAGCCGTCGGTGAAAGCAAAGCTCGACCGATATAAGGCACAGTCCAAGCAGCAGAAAGAAGCAGAACGCAAAGAGCCGGAGGTATCAAAGCCGGAGGTTAAGAACGCCCCGGCACAGACCGTACACAAGCTGTGGACTCTCCGAAAAGAGGTCGGTCTTTGTGATGACATAGCCGAAAGGTCAAAGGTCATTGAAGCCAACCTTGAAACGGTAAGAGCTTACGAAGAAAAACAAGAACGAAAGGAGCAGAACCGTAATGACAAACGGAGGTGA
- a CDS encoding PcfB family protein, with protein MTNGGDAAEQVVRLSLEGFEVAAKLSGAAAKNIAVLLVSVLKQEQKTKGKARLTNMIKSGKELKVFSIPNKDLKKFTEQAKRYGVLYCVLRDKNTKGDNVPIDIIARAEDASKIQRIVERFELGKVDKAAIVTESQKAVEKRDALEKDKPTKSKNEIITEEAVRKPIQKEGYSQSNPTVAKTDKNPPSRQNSEPVDMQTDKGTVSDRQRKPSVKAKLDRYKAQSKQQKEAERKEPEVSKPEVKNAPAQTVHQQPKPKSKNVKER; from the coding sequence ATGACAAACGGAGGTGATGCGGCAGAACAGGTCGTCAGGCTATCGCTTGAGGGCTTTGAAGTAGCCGCAAAATTAAGCGGAGCGGCAGCAAAGAATATTGCCGTTCTTTTAGTCTCTGTTCTCAAACAGGAACAAAAAACAAAAGGCAAGGCTCGACTTACCAATATGATTAAATCGGGCAAGGAGCTGAAAGTGTTTTCTATCCCCAACAAGGACTTGAAGAAGTTTACCGAGCAGGCAAAACGCTACGGCGTTCTCTACTGCGTACTCAGGGATAAAAACACAAAGGGCGATAATGTACCGATTGATATTATCGCCCGTGCTGAGGACGCTTCCAAAATTCAGAGAATCGTTGAGAGATTTGAACTCGGCAAGGTTGATAAGGCTGCTATTGTTACCGAGTCTCAGAAGGCTGTCGAAAAGCGTGATGCTTTGGAAAAAGACAAGCCGACAAAATCCAAGAACGAAATCATCACAGAGGAAGCAGTCAGAAAGCCTATTCAGAAAGAGGGGTACTCCCAGTCAAACCCCACAGTCGCCAAAACGGACAAAAACCCTCCGTCAAGGCAAAACTCAGAGCCGGTAGATATGCAAACTGATAAGGGTACTGTCAGCGACAGACAGAGAAAGCCGTCGGTGAAAGCAAAGCTCGACCGATATAAGGCACAGTCCAAGCAGCAGAAAGAAGCAGAACGCAAAGAGCCGGAGGTATCAAAGCCGGAGGTTAAGAACGCCCCGGCACAGACCGTACACCAGCAGCCGAAACCCAAAAGCAAAAATGTGAAAGAGAGGTAA